TCACTACAGTATTTCAACCTCTATGACTTAAACAAAGTGAATGTGTATGCTAATTGTTCTAAAATCTAAAATCGTggattccttttttattttataaggtatatatataatatagtctCTTCTAAACATCATATTCACTGTTCAAAACAGTGTTACTATGTAGTCTAATTTATGAAAAACTCGAATGATTGTCTCCAATtatagttcaattttttttggactCATATTAGggtaaattaagaaattttctGTTGCTTCATTATGGATGAAATTGAGCAATACCTTTGTGATGACCAAATGATTCTTTAAGGTTCTAACTCATATCTCTTGTACCGCTGATTTCAGTAGTTGAAGTTGAGCCATACCTTAGTAGTGACCGGTAAATTCTTCCAGATTCCAACTTGTGTCTCTTATAGAGCTTATTTCAGCGGGGGTAGCTTTCATAAACTGTTCTTTGCTGATTTTGATCTGGTTGAGTCTCCTACGTTTGGGGATCACttaatattttaatctttatGCTCAGAGATGTCCGGGAATCCATGTCCTTTACTTCCTTATTCTTACCACCATtcctctttcattttcttttacagAACAGAGTAGTGAGCATCTTGTTGTGAATAGTGTGCTTAATTTTCTTGGCAGGGTAGATGTAAGGTATGTTGAGCTTTGTGCAACAAATATCTTCTCTGATAGCTTGTGAGTTGTTTTCCTAATATTGTGTGGTTCTTGTGACAGCTCTGATACATATCTTCTACATTACGAGTTGCTTAATTTCATGCTTGTTGCGTTATCAACTCAGCTTCTTTCTGGGCCGTCACTTGGAGCTGATGATATTCATCCTTTCTTTGATGCAGCAATGTCTCAGGTCATCATTAGTTTCTCTCAGTAGATATctctaaaaatattgaaatcttATCTATTTGTTCTAGTATTTGCTGCAAATTCCTTGGCAAGCATGAGCCACTTctgaatgtaattttttttttcttcagccAACTTCTTTGGTCAATCTGGCTATACGTAAGCTGCTTGTTAACTACATCACGCGGCCGCGTTTCCCTCTGAAGGCTTCATCGTATTATATATTTTCTGAAGGATATCGTCCTGGAGTTTTACAGAGAGTTGGCTCTGTTGCAGGTAGGATCAAGTGAttaatcccccccccccctcctccTCCAGTGTGTAGCTCATCTCCTTTCTCCCTTTTAACCACATCCATTCATATCTGCATTCTGTATgatctttatatttatttgctTAGCACAAGTTTGGTTCCTATTTGGCTATTTATAGCCTCATTCCCAAAATACCCATTCtataaaattattcttattcttttatTCATGTATGCAGCATTACATAGTCATTGTTGAATCCTTCCATCCCCAATTCACTCAGTTATTAGGCCTTTTGTTTAGTCACTGTGCCGTCCTATCATTCTCATTGAAGCTTGCCTTTTCCATTGACTTGCAGCAAATCTCGTGCTGCTGCCGTTGAATTTCTTTGCAAGTTCAAGCAATGAAGCTTCCAGAAGCCCATTGGCAGACAACAGTCTTAATATTTTACTCATCCTTGTTCATTACCGCAAGAGTCTTGGCATGGACCATTTCAAAGATAAAATTGACTACAGCAGTCCAGATTCACTACCAAAGGAAGAATCCTTCTTTGAGAATCCTTACTGCAAGGCCCTTGAGAATGCTCGGGATATTGAATGTTAGAACGATTCATTTTCCGTTCTGGTTTCCCTTTTGCTACTTCATGAATTTTATTCATGATTCTAAGCTTTTTTTATGTTCTCTCAAGCAGTTGATCGTGTCGATGTTGAGGGGAATGCACCTGGTGGTCCGGTTGTGAGATTACCCTTTGCTTCTCTTTTTGATAGCCTTGGCATGTAAGTGTTAATCTATCTCACTTGTTGATCAAAGGTGACAACTAAAAGTTGCTTACACTGTACAATAGTAGCTcctattttaatatgaaaattggCTATGCACAAGGAGTTTATTTATGACCTTCTATATCCCCGTGGCGGAGAAGATGttctattattataataataatactactTCATATTATAATCTTCTTTTTCCTGATAAGTAAGGTGAAATTTTATAGACTTATCAGCATAAATAGTATGCTGGTATGAAAAATTGAGTAGCATAAAAATAGTTCTCACAGATCATGTAGAGAACTAATCAGTTGATCATGACTCTACATTGTGACAATCTTATAAATCTGCCATGCTGGTCCAAAAGCTAAAATTAAGAAATACAATTGAACATAAGAATACATTGTCCTCTGTCTtaaaaaatttgtgaaaaattGCTCTCTTCTCATATGATCCACCAAATCTTTGCTGGTATTGCATTCTAAACTCTTGAATGTGTGCCCTTCAGACTCTTCTTTGCCAGCCTTTTAGAAGCTCCAATGTGGCTCTTGGCGTAGTCTTCTTTAAACCCAAAATGTCAAAAACTGTGTCCCAAAGCTGTGCGGTAATCTTGCAATGCAAAAAGAAGATTTCTGTCTTCTGGATTCTCTTCACAGAAAGTAGGATCTACTAAAATGATCAGCTTCGTTGCAAATTTGTGTTTGTTATGATCTGATGgcataaaatatgtttatttgtatattttgatgatataattgTTCACATACATCATTTGGCTGTGGTTTGAGCGAGTGGGCTTGCAACTATGTTTTCAGGTGCTTGGCTGATGAGACTTCTGGACTTCTGCTTTATTCACTCGTTCATGGGAATTCAGATTTTCTTGAGTATGTGTTGGTGCGGACTGATCTGGATACACTGGTAAAATATGATggcttatgttatatttttatttcttactgATTAATGACAGTTGCTTGTGGATATCACTCCCACCAATCACTTTGTAAGGAAATCAAGATTTTAGAGTGTACATGATGGATAAGGAGAGTATCAACAATAAAAGTGTAGCTAGGCGTAGTTTGATCTCTTGCAACTACTTGCGAAGCAAGTTGCTGTATTTATGGAATTGAGGTCTTGATAATAATGTGGACTGTGATCCTTGTTTATCTATTAACAGATAGTTTTTTGCGTTTTGATGAAGAGCAGATACATGGTTATCCATTAGCAGATACTGAattttttccacatatttttcTTATCCAGTTTCCAACTTCCTTTTTGAGAACCTCACTTTCCAACTGTTCTCGCGTTgctaaatataattttctgcCCCTATAGTTAGAATTTAGAATCTTACTGTCTGTTTGAATAAATCAACAGTTGATGCCTTTGCTCGAAACACTGTATAATGCACCTAGGAGGACATCCAATCAGATATATATGGTGCTGATTATCCTTCTTATACTTAGCCAAGATTCCTCATTCAATGCCAGCATTCATAAACTGGTAAATAAAGAATCTCTCCACCTTTTTTACATGTAAGCCTGGACTATCTTGATTCTACATCTTTCTGCAGGTGCTGCCCAGTGTTCCATGGTACCAAGAGCGTGTTCTTCATCAGACCTCTCTTGGTTCTCTTATGGTCATAGTTTTGACGAGGACAGTGAAATACAACCTATCTAAGTTGCGGGTATGATATGAATCGTCTGTTGGTTTATTATTTgcaccttcttttcatattctatCTCTCTACTGTTTGTTATCTCTTTTATCTCTTCTTGGGTGGGAAGATAAATTGTTTCTTGATATTTCTGGCAGTTCTACCAAACATTTATTTTACACTCTTTAACTGTTACACCTATCCTCATCATGATGTACTGTCATGAGGCAGTATTTTTAGTCATCTACTGATACATCTACTTGAATTGCTCTAATAAGCAATTTGGGTAGAGCAATACAACTTCATGGAATTGGATCCTTGACTTCTTTTTGAGCACGGGGTGCATAATTAAAGTCCATCCTCTTTACCAATTTTGTGTCTCTTTTACTGGTAATTTGTTGGTGTGTTTCATGATGAAGTTGATCAAACCATGAAAGCCAATTTCAAGCATGTGTATTCTGATGCATTTAACAGGATGTTTACCTTCATACAAATTGCCTTGCAACTTTAGCTAATATGGCACCTCATGTACATCGCCTAAGTGGTTATGCATCACAACGTTTAGTGAGCCTATTTGACATGCTTGCACGCAAGTAAGTTTCTTGTTCCTTGTGTTTACtagtgaatttaaaaaaaaatttggttgaTTGATTGttattatgatcttgttctataaTGTAGGTACAACAAATTGgcagagatgaaaaatgatAAGATGCATGTGCTCAATGGTGAATCAAAGGAAGAAAATAGTCTCCAAGAAGACACGGTGCTTCACACTTGGCCTTTAGCATCATTTATACTTTCTTTATTAATTGCTATCATCTAGCATAATTGGTACTTGATGGCATTAaagttcttcaaatatttttgcaGGCAGCTGAGCTGCATATTTATACCGACTTCTTAAGAATTGTTCTTGAGATATTAAATGCTATTCTGACCTATTCCTTGCCGCGGAATCCTGAGGTATCAGTACTTTTGATCATCAATAGTTGTTTGTTCATGAGGATAAGTTGCTTGTTGCAGCTTTTATTAATTGCATTCCAAAACTGGCAGGTTGTTTATGCAATAATGCACAGGCAGGAAGTTTTTCAGCCATTCAGAAGCCATCCACGGTTCAATGAACTGCTTGACAACATATTTATGGTATGCTTATTCTTTTGTGTTTGCAGTTCCTATATTTTTGAAAAGGGGTTCCTTGAAAGTGGGACTTACTTTCTACTAACTGAAAATAGTTCAGTAGTGTAGTGTGGAAGGCATTATGATTTTGTGATGTTATTTCAAGGTTTTGGACTTCTTCAACAGTCGCATGGATGCCCAAAAGATGGATGGGGAATGGTCTGTAGAGAAAGTACTGCAAGTGATTATTGTTAATTGCCGATCTTGGAGGGTTGACGGACTAAAGGTAGAATGCTAATTCATTTAATAGTTATGCCAACTTATGATGACTTGATTGTATCTGATTATCATATTTGTTGGACACCAGATGTTTACCCAATTGCGTTTCACATATGAACAAGAGAGTCGTCCTGAGGAGTTCTTCATTCCATATGTGTGGCAGCTGGTGTTGTCTCGGAGGTTGGTTTTTATAGTAAACACATTCTTTTTGTTATAGTATCCTTTAATTCCATGTGCTTttccaagttttatttttttgtttttctcaatGTTTTGTTTTGAAACATGTTATTGATTGAATCATATACAGCACAAGTGGATTTATCCTCCTATGCCTATTTCATTTATGGTTGCAGATGTAGATTTTCCCAATTTGTAactcatttgttttctttcttttctgcAGTGGTCTCAACTTTTCTCCTAGCAGGATACATCTTTTCCCGGCTGACCTTCCTCTCCAAGTAAGTATGCTTGCTTATGTACTTGATTCGACCCATCTTATGTTTTGTCTATGGTTGTGCTGGGGGATTTTGATGGATGTCAGGATATTTTCTTGACCATGTTAGAAGGTTTTCCTTAGTACGGTTTACTTTTTTGACTGAATTAATATGGTTTGTTGAGCCTGGATTTATGTTCACCGGGTTTCTCTGTTTATTGCCTTCTCTTTTGTATTTACAAAGTGTCTCTCTGTCTTTCTGtttgtgttttgtttttattatttagatgtCCAAAGCCATCTTTTGTATGATTTCCTGCTCTTATAAAATGTCAGAGTATGGTTATAATCCTGTCCACAAAAGATGACACAAGCTCGTCTTTGTGGAATATTACATATATGGCCcccttaaatttaaaattgtatgTTCATTTActtaatcaaaaaaataaattaaaatttatgtttcttcAGGATCCTTCTATGTCATCTTGGGAGTTTGTTCGGCATtgcatttcaaaataatttgtttCGTCCCTCTTCAGtttcattataaatttactTGACACTAATGTCGAGCATGATGTGTGTTTTGGAAGGGTAGAAGTGTTATTAATGTTTTTACTGGTATGTAGTTTTCTGATTATCATGGTTTTTGAGTATATCATTCACTGAATCGTTCCGTGTCTGAAACAGGATAATGGCAAGGAGGTTGAAAAGCCTCAGAAAGGTGACATGAAAGGAAATGAGTTAAAGATAGAGGTACCAGTTTGACGGGTTGTCGTCTCAGAAGGCTACACGCTGTGTAAATACATACATGTATCTATAGATATGTATTCTTGTCATTCTTTTCTGTTCATAACTTAAAAGAGTAGAAGATTTCTCTTACAGCTGAGTGAATTGAAATACCACCAGTATAATAAATAAGAAGTATTGGTCAAGGTTAGGATTATAATATAGTTCTACAAGGCAAAACAATTTCCATTATATAAGTTTTGAAGAAGGAAGCTATGCTATCTGATTACCATTTTGTGCTAAGTGTTCAACATGAAGCTACTGTTGAAGTGAATATATCCTCCAGACTATACAAGTTGGTGGTTGTCAATAGTACACTGTAGGGCAAATTTTTACCTTTTGCATTTGTCGAACATTTTGGATGATAAGTTACACGATGGTACAAAGATTATTACATCAGTTGGTTTAGCATTTGAAATTGTTATTGATATTTAGTGACCAGTATATGTTTGTATCTGTGTTAATTAGGTAACAAAGATGTGATATAGCTACTAAACTCAAATAACAGACCAACTAATAAGTACTTaaaagtgaaaatgaaaaactttatatattttattatataaatacttAGACTTGGAAAAGCCCAGCTCCCTTAACATATTCAGTAAAAGCTAAAGCAACTAATCCCAACATAGCAAATCTTCCATTCCAGATCTCAGCATCAGCAGTCATAATCCCATCCGATTTAGACTCAACAGTAACTCCTTGGAACAATGGGATTAGTGAAGCCAAAGTCAGCAATGCACTTGACCCCAAGAACCATGACAATCCACCATTTGATAACTGTGCAGATAAATCTGCACCGTTAGCAAGCTCCATACCAATGGCTGCTACAAATCCAATCATGGCTAGCCTACCGTTAATCCTCTCAGGTGCCGGCCCACTGAATGAGAATATATCGATGAAATTGGTGCTTGGTTTTGGCTGTTACACAAGAACAcgtgtaaaaaaaattaataaaatgtcTTGAATAAATGCACTTGCCATCGATGTTATGGTTGAAAATAGACTCAGGCGTTTGAATTCAATTTCACCTATaattaatttgtcaaaaatgaATTCAAAAGCTATGTGAaccttttaagaaaaaagatacCAACCTTAGCAGGTGTTGGCTTGGGAACTGCGGCAGAGAAATCAGTTGAAGGGGTTGATGACTGCCCTTTCTCACCCTCCtgcaatttttcaaatttacataatttgaatctcgataaataaaaaatatatcgtaATCTGAAAGTActgtttctttttataaaaaaaaatgaaaataaaaaagagtttTAAGATCTATACACCGACCTCAGCCATACACTTAACACTAACACGCGAAGTCCTGTGAAGGCGTGGCAAGTAACAGCTAGGAACAAACTGATTCAACCCATTTTTACTTTGTGACAACTTAACTGGACTTCCCAAAATTATAGATTGCATGGCAAATGAAgttgtcatattttttcttctactaAAGAGAAAATACTTTACTTTTCAAAGGTTGAACAAGTATTAGTATTACTAGTGAACAAACCCTAttaatttactttgatataCTATTTCTGCAAAAGTTGGTGGGCATTTATAATGTGCTAAGAAAAGGAGAAGACAAAAGGCGTGGATATTTTAGGAGCCACGTAATTCAATTTTGGGCCTCTAAAGATACATAAGTCACGTGGACTCATTGAGCTTTTACAAAAAGTAACGAGGTGATGTGGCTTGCTAATTCACCCCATATATGTCAAGAACCTCCTAGAAGTTACTAGGACTTATTTATTGCATGATTGGAGTAATTTAATGAAGG
The nucleotide sequence above comes from Solanum pennellii chromosome 9, SPENNV200. Encoded proteins:
- the LOC107031238 gene encoding dymeclin, giving the protein MGGVPSTPRFNGGSRPHETAEYLIGAFIGEKSFPLASDYWQKLLELPLNLHWSSDRVQQACLHFAQNNCYTRHLAKILIHLSWCLEECVSTADASSSAYVKALNAVYVSSVFLKHLIENAKTDNFEDLYMSLNESEEIPSNVPKEQSSEHLVVNSVLNFLGRVDVSSDTYLLHYELLNFMLVALSTQLLSGPSLGADDIHPFFDAAMSQPTSLVNLAIRKLLVNYITRPRFPLKASSYYIFSEGYRPGVLQRVGSVAANLVLLPLNFFASSSNEASRSPLADNSLNILLILVHYRKSLGMDHFKDKIDYSSPDSLPKEESFFENPYCKALENARDIEFDRVDVEGNAPGGPVVRLPFASLFDSLGMCLADETSGLLLYSLVHGNSDFLEYVLVRTDLDTLLMPLLETLYNAPRRTSNQIYMVLIILLILSQDSSFNASIHKLVLPSVPWYQERVLHQTSLGSLMVIVLTRTVKYNLSKLRDVYLHTNCLATLANMAPHVHRLSGYASQRLVSLFDMLARKYNKLAEMKNDKMHVLNGESKEENSLQEDTAAELHIYTDFLRIVLEILNAILTYSLPRNPEVVYAIMHRQEVFQPFRSHPRFNELLDNIFMVLDFFNSRMDAQKMDGEWSVEKVLQVIIVNCRSWRVDGLKMFTQLRFTYEQESRPEEFFIPYVWQLVLSRSGLNFSPSRIHLFPADLPLQDNGKEVEKPQKGDMKGNELKIEVPV
- the LOC107031239 gene encoding early light-induced protein 1, chloroplastic-like; its protein translation is MTTSFAMQSIILGSPVKLSQSKNGLNQFVPSCYLPRLHRTSRVSVKCMAEEGEKGQSSTPSTDFSAAVPKPTPAKPKPSTNFIDIFSFSGPAPERINGRLAMIGFVAAIGMELANGADLSAQLSNGGLSWFLGSSALLTLASLIPLFQGVTVESKSDGIMTADAEIWNGRFAMLGLVALAFTEYVKGAGLFQV